The proteins below come from a single Biomphalaria glabrata chromosome 10, xgBioGlab47.1, whole genome shotgun sequence genomic window:
- the LOC129928836 gene encoding trichohyalin-like encodes METRLTITAQFISDGRSLGYEGERLGRYVAEQKEDYEKSKKEEFEREKARFEREERLKAEAKAEEKARFEREERLRAEAKAEEKARFEREDKAKREEHERWKERDAREELKRKEEMELEKMKEKSATAAGTATQAEVRPRNVLDKLDKSFQGMKEDDDLMAYLTHFEAVATRCKIDRKEWSLLLSYKLTTFLRNCMLRDSLFLNENYEEVRTVLLRHADINAETCRKRFHRVKPRQNDFRGFVTELRNALDNWLKMAEVGKTVEEVKELLVKDRILENVSGDVYKQLIISKKGTVDDMIDVIEGFKVASAGVSLAKEDKVYVAAACSEPVMNRSPGGKRMEIACFSCGERVPKTYPINSTDREDDCNTVVRAHEQRPSDR; translated from the coding sequence ATGGAAACTAGGTTGACAATTACTGCCCAGTTTATAAGTGATGGTCGTTCTCTGGGGTACGAAGGTGAAAGGTTAGGGAGGTATGTGGCTGAGCAGAAAGAAGACTATGAAAAATCTAAGAAAGAGGAGTTTGAACGAGAAAAGGCTAGAtttgagagagaggaaagattgAAAGCAGAGGCGAAGGCAGAGGAGAAGGCCAGAtttgagagagaggaaagattgAGAGCAGAGGCGAAGGCAGAGGAGAAAGCCAGATTTGAACGTGAGGATAAGGCCAAGCGTGAGGAACACGAAAGGTGGAAAGAAAGAGATGCCAGGGAGGAACTCAAGAGGAAAGAGGAGATGGAACTAGAAAAAATGAAGGAAAAGTCAGCAACAGCGGCTGGGACGGCAACACAGGCAGAGGTGCGGCCTAGAAATGTTTTAGATAAACTTGACAAGAGCTTCCAGGGAATGAAGGAAGACGATGACCTGATGGCATATTTAACACACTTTGAGGCCGTCGCAACAAGATGCAAGATTGATAGAAAGGAATGGTCATTGCTCCTGTCCTATAAACTAACTACCTTTCTAAGAAACTGTATGCTGCGTGACAGTCTGTTTTTGAATGAAAATTATGAGGAAGTGAGGACCGTATTACTCCGACATGCGGATATAAACGCGGAAACCTGCCGCAAGAGGTTCCACCGGGTAAAACCACGACAGAACGATTTTAGGGGTTTTGTCACAGAGCTGCGAAATGCGTTGGACAATTGGTTGAAAATGGCTGAAGTAGGCAAGACTGTGGAAGAAGTGAAAGAGTTGCTGGTGAAAGATAGAATACTTGAGAATGTGTCCGGTGATGTGTACAAGCAACTGATAATAAGTAAGAAAGGCACCGTTGATGATATGATTGATGTTATTGAAGGTTTTAAGGTTGCTAGTGCGGGTGTGTCGCTTGCTAAGGAAGACAAAGTGTATGTTGCGGCAGCGTGTAGTGAGCCTGTGATGAATCGGAGTCCTGGGGGCAAAAGGATGGAGATCGCTTGCTTCAGTTGTGGTGAAAGGGTTCCAAAGACTTACCCGATTAATTCAACTGATAGGGAAGACGATTGTAATACTGTGGTCAGAGCACATGAGCAGAGGCCAAGTGATAGATGA
- the LOC106072110 gene encoding putative ammonium transporter 1 yields the protein MADINKTSTSDPVAESLAAFQETLDQVFLLIMGNMVLLMQCGFAFLEAGSVRSKNTSNILIKNLLDSFISGIAYWTIGYALAFGKGNSFIGWHHFATSELPDSKLAVFFFEFVFAATSASIVSGAVAERCEFVAYVIYSSILTGFIYPVVTHWAWTDEGWLSQGMIYEINGVNETDFAGSGVVHVVGGTASFFAALFLGPRIGRFHRETGTAINIRGHSVPLAALGGFILIFGFLAFNGGSNMTVSKPGDGAVISLTVVNSVLSGTTAAFTTLVIHKFGIMGQHWSLLNTLNGALAGMVAICAGCDTYRPWGAIIVGAVAGVSFNVTSYLMIRLKIDDPVDAVAVHFGGGTWGVIAAAFLKYDTGVLMSWDRRSGLILAWQLVGFSSIALWTGFICLIMFGSLKFAGILRVPKDIEVKGLDIPRHNEPAYPLETYGHGHLEKIVTILEDGQLSHLHQGYLNGCFKKDLGPYESPEVKVMGTNEVRMVYSLDQALSIEPKSWRQTQPNEEMGSGPLERTAL from the exons ATGGCCGACATTAACAAAACATCTACAAGTGACCCAGTCGCTGAGAGCTTAGCAGCATTTCAAGAGACATTAGATCAAGTCTTTCTGTTGATAATGGGCAACATGGTTCTGC TGATGCAGTGCGGCTTCGCCTTCCTAGAAGCAGGCAGCGTCCGAAGTAAGAACACTAGTAACATCTTGATCAAGAATTTGTTGGACTCGT TCATCTCAGGCATCGCCTACTGGACCATCGGTTATGCTCTGGCGTTCGGGAAGGGGAACAGTTTCATTGGTTGGCATCATTTCGCGACCTCAGAGCTGCCGGACAGCAAGCTGGCCGTGTTCttctttgagtttgtgttcgCTGCCACCTCTGCATCTATCGTGTCAGGAGCTGTGGCCGAAAGGTGTGAGTTTGTCGCCTACGTCATATACAGTTCTATTCTTACAG GTTTTATCTACCCTGTGGTCACTCATTGGGCGTGGACAGATGAAGGGTGGCTGAGTCAAGGAATGATTTATGAGATCAATGGGGTCAATGAGACA GATTTCGCTGGCAGTGGAGTGGTCCATGTTGTAGGGGGTACAGCCTCGTTCTTCGCTGCTCTTTTTCTCGGACCCAGAATCGGACGATTCCACAGGGAGACTGGGACGGCGATTAATATCAGAGGGCATTCTGTACCA cTGGCAGCCTTGGGCGGCTTTATTTTGATCTTTGGTTTCCTGGCTTTTAACGGCGGCTCCAACATGACAGTCTCTAAACCTGGGGACGGTGCGGTCATCAGTCTGACCGTGGTCAACTCTGTGCTTTCCGGCACAACTGCCGCATTCACGACGCTGGTCATTCACAA ATTTGGTATTATGGGTCAGCATTGGAGCCTCCTTAACACTTTGAACGGTGCTTTGGCCGGAATG GTCGCCATATGTGCCGGATGTGACACCTACAGGCCATGGGGAGCAATCATTGTCGGCGCTGTTGCTGGAGTCTCTTTCAACGTTACATCATATTTGATGATTAGATTAAAAATTGACGATCCCGTCGATGCTGTTGCAG TGCATTTCGGAGGCGGAACTTGGGGTGTTATTGCTGCAGCCTTCTTGAAATACGACACTGGAGTTTTGATGAGTTGGGATCGAAGGTCTGGACTG ATTCTCGCTTGGCAGCTGGTTGGATTTTCCTCTATTGCACTTTGGACAGGATTTATATGTCTAATTATGTTCGGTAGTTTGAAGTTCGCTGGAATACTTCGAGTTCCCAAAGACATAGAAGTAAAAG GTCTTGACATTCCAAGGCATAACGAGCCTGCTTATCCACTAGAGACCTATGGCCATGGGCATCTTGAAAAAATTGTGACCATTCTGGAAGATGGTCAGTTGTCTCATCTCCATCAAG GATATCTGAATGGCTGCTTTAAGAAAGATCTGGGACCCTATGAAAGCCCTGAGGTGAAAGTCATGGGCACTAACGAAGTCAGGATGGTGTACTCGCTCGACCAGGCGTTGTCCATAGAGCCCAAATCATGGAGACAGACACAGCCCAATGAAGAAATGGGTTCTGGACCATTGGAGAGAACTGCCCTTTAG